In Rubrobacter radiotolerans DSM 5868, the following proteins share a genomic window:
- a CDS encoding YaaC family protein, giving the protein MTPVAASKVWAALSAYESIELVRRFVEEKTGRKPNATKAREIAAHFAQGREYFRNAVGAGELVRPLILYYGVVALARGAVLFLDPSKSKVVGGHGLDASGWEDLNAKPEAVPGLPVTVKREGTFPELARVSGNSEKCMVRNGGMPGEVSVRSPGPEIVPGTRVTIKETLGQIPDVADLYERTFGEHPRRLRCEVEVTGLPEPDLADAFIRNEISPNREMRRHAWLGVVPTRTGLPSKDWVADVLGRCVAARDTGTNILHFAREPVYRVAESHLFDLYYDAGTLESPRLDMPVTTAVSGEEYLKLPTEGGVVLSTLLALHAVSYAAGMLVRYHPGYWSAVVGRTKGDSIAPVLSAAISTVEERYPALVLDTLEG; this is encoded by the coding sequence GAGAAGACTGGCCGGAAGCCAAACGCTACCAAGGCGCGCGAGATAGCCGCCCATTTCGCCCAGGGACGGGAATACTTCCGCAACGCCGTCGGTGCGGGCGAGCTGGTGAGGCCCCTAATCCTTTACTACGGCGTGGTGGCGCTTGCGCGTGGAGCAGTCCTCTTCCTGGACCCCTCGAAGTCGAAGGTCGTCGGCGGCCACGGCCTCGATGCGTCCGGCTGGGAGGACCTAAACGCGAAACCGGAGGCTGTACCCGGCCTACCGGTGACGGTCAAGCGGGAGGGCACGTTCCCGGAGCTCGCGCGCGTGAGCGGCAACTCCGAGAAGTGCATGGTCCGCAACGGGGGGATGCCCGGCGAGGTGTCCGTCCGCAGCCCTGGACCAGAGATCGTGCCCGGCACCCGTGTCACCATAAAGGAGACGCTGGGCCAGATACCCGACGTCGCAGACCTCTACGAGAGGACCTTCGGCGAGCATCCTCGGCGGTTGCGCTGCGAGGTCGAGGTCACGGGTCTCCCCGAACCGGACCTGGCGGATGCCTTCATCCGCAACGAGATCTCGCCCAACCGAGAGATGAGGCGGCACGCGTGGCTGGGCGTCGTTCCGACGCGGACAGGATTGCCGTCAAAGGACTGGGTGGCCGACGTCCTCGGCAGGTGCGTGGCCGCTAGGGACACGGGGACCAACATCTTGCACTTCGCGCGCGAGCCGGTGTATAGGGTGGCCGAGTCGCACCTGTTCGATCTGTACTACGACGCCGGTACGCTGGAAAGTCCGCGCCTCGACATGCCGGTGACGACAGCCGTCTCCGGTGAGGAGTACCTGAAGCTGCCGACCGAAGGCGGGGTGGTGCTCTCTACCCTGCTGGCGCTGCACGCGGTGTCCTACGCGGCGGGCATGCTCGTCAGGTACCACCCCGGATACTGGTCCGCGGTCGTCGGTCGAACGAAGGGAGACTCGATAGCGCCGGTTCTCTCCGCTGCGATCTCCACCGTCGAGGAGCGCTACCCTGCGCTAGTGCTCGATACGCTCGAAGGGTAG
- a CDS encoding helix-turn-helix domain-containing protein → MRSVAKKFEMLLERYRHADGRKWNGQEIQSATGGVVTRSYVSMLRKGHISNPGYDKLRAIAKAMGFPPEVWFEDIEDADAPAPPPAGGEAESLAHRLERLFETFTDERTGESYSSADVARMSLGNLAEDEVEGIRTGQITNPTVNQILALSEVFGVDPSYFLNRNREPPLLDQEAIKALGDSRSRLLLHKSLGLSDGEKDMIIDMIEHLGYLNNPGKTTQ, encoded by the coding sequence ATGCGCAGCGTTGCCAAGAAATTCGAGATGTTGCTGGAGAGATACCGCCACGCCGACGGCAGGAAGTGGAACGGGCAGGAGATCCAAAGCGCCACGGGCGGCGTGGTGACTAGATCTTACGTGAGCATGCTGCGCAAGGGGCACATCTCCAACCCCGGCTACGACAAGCTCAGGGCGATAGCCAAGGCCATGGGCTTCCCGCCAGAGGTGTGGTTCGAGGACATCGAGGACGCAGACGCACCGGCACCGCCGCCGGCGGGAGGCGAGGCGGAGAGCCTCGCCCACCGGCTCGAACGCCTCTTCGAGACGTTTACCGACGAGCGAACTGGCGAGTCTTACTCCAGCGCGGACGTCGCCCGCATGAGTCTGGGTAATCTCGCCGAGGACGAGGTGGAAGGGATAAGGACCGGCCAGATCACCAATCCCACAGTAAACCAGATCTTGGCGCTCTCCGAGGTCTTCGGCGTCGACCCGTCGTACTTCCTCAATAGGAACCGAGAGCCTCCCCTGCTAGACCAAGAGGCCATCAAGGCGCTCGGCGATAGCAGATCCCGGCTCCTGCTCCACAAGAGCCTCGGGCTCTCGGACGGCGAAAAGGACATGATCATAGACATGATTGAGCACCTCGGTTATCTGAACAACCCGGGAAAGACCACCCAGTAA